One genomic region from Sphingobacterium sp. UGAL515B_05 encodes:
- the treZ gene encoding malto-oligosyltrehalose trehalohydrolase — protein sequence MSETGIKQLGIRRNGDHWQIRVWAPMAKNVHCRFYQKDMEIALKPQQYGYWYAETDLLTAGDLYRISVDGKELPDPISLSQPEGVHGPSKVVDLTFSWTDTDYRPPALSDFIIYELHVGTFTSSHDFDGVIKKIPYLKDLGITAIEIMPVAQFPGERNWGYDGVFPFAVQHSYGGTSELQRLVNSCHEANIAVILDVVYNHLGPEGNYFSNYGPYFTDKYHTPWGNALNYDDSYCHGQRDLVLNNVRMWFEDFHIDALRLDAVHAIKDFNAVHILQQIRKETDEIIAKSGKNHFLFIECDLNDRRFLDPLAKNGFGMDAQWLDEFHHALRVSVGEPKKGYYEEFNGLADLAKAYEKAYVFDGNYSPHREKFFGTDTLGIEGNHFIVFCQNHDQVGNRMMGDRAASLYPVEITRLMAFAVFISPYLPLLFMGEEWGTKRAFPYFTSHSDPKLVAQVRQGRKKEFEDFFEDSGFLDPQDETIFRNTVLNWDEQDSEVHQKHLSYYRSLIAFRKINPVLKNIQRDEITAKCLPNQKVLILAMKKNDSSLFVMMNFSATVQQVTLPEDLQWKIIFNTNEMDAAVLSDTDYAQITVASLKPWSGQVYISS from the coding sequence ATGAGCGAGACAGGAATTAAACAATTGGGTATTCGTCGCAATGGTGACCATTGGCAGATTCGCGTATGGGCACCAATGGCAAAGAATGTGCATTGCCGATTTTATCAAAAAGATATGGAGATTGCGCTTAAGCCCCAACAATATGGTTATTGGTACGCGGAGACTGATTTATTAACAGCTGGAGATTTATACCGGATCAGTGTCGATGGCAAGGAATTGCCGGACCCGATTTCGCTCTCCCAGCCAGAAGGTGTACATGGTCCCTCAAAAGTCGTTGATCTCACTTTTTCTTGGACCGATACAGACTATCGGCCTCCAGCATTGTCTGATTTTATTATTTACGAGCTTCATGTAGGAACATTTACTTCATCCCATGATTTTGATGGTGTTATCAAAAAGATTCCCTATCTGAAAGATTTGGGTATCACTGCTATTGAAATTATGCCTGTTGCACAGTTTCCAGGTGAAAGAAATTGGGGTTACGATGGTGTTTTTCCATTTGCAGTGCAGCATTCCTATGGTGGTACATCGGAACTTCAAAGGCTTGTGAATTCCTGTCATGAGGCCAATATTGCGGTAATTTTGGATGTCGTCTATAATCATCTCGGTCCCGAGGGAAACTATTTCTCGAATTATGGCCCATATTTTACCGACAAATACCATACGCCCTGGGGTAATGCGCTGAATTATGACGATAGCTATTGTCATGGACAGCGGGATCTGGTACTGAACAATGTACGCATGTGGTTTGAAGACTTTCATATCGATGCGCTGCGTCTGGATGCGGTACATGCAATCAAGGATTTTAACGCTGTTCATATCCTTCAGCAAATTCGGAAGGAAACGGATGAAATTATTGCTAAATCCGGAAAAAACCATTTTCTATTTATTGAATGTGATCTTAACGATAGACGATTTCTAGACCCATTGGCGAAAAATGGTTTTGGGATGGATGCACAATGGCTAGATGAATTTCACCACGCTTTAAGAGTAAGCGTGGGCGAACCAAAAAAAGGGTACTATGAGGAATTTAATGGATTGGCCGATCTCGCAAAAGCTTATGAAAAAGCATATGTATTCGATGGAAACTATTCTCCCCATCGGGAAAAATTCTTTGGAACGGACACGCTAGGTATCGAAGGGAATCATTTTATAGTTTTCTGCCAGAATCATGATCAAGTCGGCAATAGGATGATGGGCGATCGCGCGGCTTCACTCTATCCTGTAGAAATTACGCGACTTATGGCTTTTGCCGTGTTCATATCACCGTATCTTCCTTTACTGTTCATGGGAGAAGAATGGGGTACAAAACGAGCTTTTCCCTATTTTACCAGTCATAGTGACCCCAAACTTGTAGCGCAGGTGAGACAGGGAAGAAAAAAAGAGTTTGAAGATTTTTTTGAAGATTCAGGATTTCTCGACCCGCAGGACGAGACGATATTTAGGAATACCGTATTGAATTGGGACGAACAGGATAGCGAAGTCCATCAGAAACATTTATCTTATTATAGATCCCTGATAGCATTCCGTAAAATCAATCCTGTGCTGAAAAATATACAGCGCGATGAAATAACGGCTAAATGTCTCCCGAATCAAAAGGTACTTATCTTAGCGATGAAAAAAAACGATAGTTCTTTATTTGTAATGATGAATTTTTCTGCCACTGTACAACAGGTAACGCTACCTGAAGATCTGCAATGGAAAATTATATTTAATACGAATGAAATGGATGCCGCGGTTTTGTCAGATACTGATTATGCTCAAATCACTGTCGCATCGCTAAAGCCTTGGTCTGGTCAGGTCTATATTTCTAGCTAG
- a CDS encoding DUF421 domain-containing protein, whose translation MIDIQKIFAEGVESSFLVEIGARTVIMFLLILIILRLSGRRGVRQLTLFEVAIIISLGSAAGDPMFQEDIPIFHAIVVFIGVIFVYKLITWLASRSEKVAHLLEGKVLPVVKDGVFDIKHENDNTFSRMEFFSELRNLNVEHLGQVKEGILEVDGTLSVLFYADNDVRYGLPLFPSSYKMVDVSSSEGPFACMYCGHVLFSFENDCQSCPRCNKTQWSIALNSRRV comes from the coding sequence ATGATTGATATACAAAAAATATTCGCTGAGGGGGTGGAAAGCTCCTTTCTTGTTGAAATAGGTGCAAGAACAGTAATAATGTTTCTTCTAATTTTGATAATTCTAAGGCTCTCGGGTAGAAGGGGAGTTCGGCAGTTAACTCTTTTTGAGGTTGCGATTATTATTAGTTTGGGCTCAGCTGCGGGAGATCCAATGTTTCAAGAAGATATCCCAATTTTTCATGCGATTGTTGTCTTTATAGGTGTAATTTTCGTGTATAAGTTGATAACCTGGCTCGCTTCCCGATCAGAGAAGGTTGCCCATTTATTGGAAGGTAAAGTTTTACCTGTAGTAAAGGATGGCGTATTTGATATAAAACATGAAAATGATAATACCTTTTCGCGTATGGAATTTTTTTCTGAACTGAGAAATTTAAATGTCGAACATTTGGGACAGGTTAAGGAAGGGATTCTAGAAGTCGATGGAACCTTAAGCGTTTTATTTTATGCTGATAATGATGTGCGATATGGGCTACCCTTATTCCCATCATCTTACAAAATGGTTGATGTATCCAGTTCCGAAGGGCCATTTGCATGCATGTATTGCGGCCATGTTCTATTTAGTTTTGAGAATGATTGCCAGTCATGTCCAAGATGCAATAAAACACAATGGAGCATAGCTTTGAATTCCCGAAGGGTTTAG
- a CDS encoding mechanosensitive ion channel family protein — protein sequence MKNLNMLNFNEQSSSSIYQYIFNFFAKLGLPEQQAHIVTAAALLFAFAVMLYALDYIMRKVFYSALNRIAQRTSTKWDDYLLENKVHVRVSRTLLVLLTRQLLPVIFVGFPVLTAAIVKILDIVVLFTIYHLANSLLKTCRDILRGSNAFKDKPIDSYLQVVQIFLIFVIGTLIVSLLTGNSPWSFLVSLGAASAILMLVFKDTILGFVASIQVSANDSVRVGDWIEMPKYGVDGDVLQINLNNVKIQNWDKTIVTIPTYTLLSDSFKNYRGMQETGGRRIKRALNIKMSSVRYLSAEEITALKTIWLLAPYIEKREREIAEYNKTWHTDSSSPVNGRRMTNIGLFRAYVLAYAKHNPNIHQELTLLVRQLAPSEYGIPLELYMFTKGTQWAYFEDTMADIFDHLLAAIKHFHLQVFELPASDDLRVLGAIENRS from the coding sequence ATGAAAAATTTAAACATGCTTAACTTCAATGAACAATCATCAAGTTCAATTTATCAGTACATTTTTAATTTCTTTGCCAAATTGGGTTTACCCGAGCAGCAGGCACATATTGTTACGGCCGCCGCATTACTTTTTGCTTTTGCGGTGATGCTCTATGCGCTCGATTATATCATGCGCAAAGTATTTTATTCCGCATTGAATCGGATTGCCCAGCGAACCTCGACCAAATGGGATGATTATCTGTTGGAAAACAAGGTGCATGTACGCGTGAGCCGCACCCTGCTCGTGCTGCTTACACGGCAGCTGCTACCGGTGATCTTCGTTGGTTTTCCGGTGCTTACAGCCGCTATTGTCAAGATTCTGGATATCGTGGTATTGTTCACCATCTACCATCTGGCCAATAGCTTGTTAAAAACCTGCCGCGATATTCTTCGTGGTTCAAATGCGTTTAAGGACAAACCCATCGACAGCTACCTTCAGGTGGTACAGATCTTTTTAATATTTGTGATCGGTACACTGATCGTTTCCCTGCTGACCGGCAATTCGCCCTGGTCCTTTCTGGTCTCGCTTGGGGCGGCGTCCGCCATCCTCATGCTCGTCTTTAAGGATACTATCCTGGGCTTTGTGGCCAGTATTCAGGTGTCGGCAAATGACTCGGTCCGCGTAGGAGACTGGATAGAAATGCCCAAATACGGTGTGGACGGCGACGTGCTGCAGATCAACCTCAACAATGTGAAGATACAGAACTGGGACAAGACCATTGTCACCATTCCGACCTATACCCTACTGAGCGATTCATTTAAAAACTATCGTGGGATGCAGGAGACTGGTGGCCGTCGGATAAAACGGGCATTGAACATTAAAATGTCTTCGGTGCGCTACCTCAGTGCGGAGGAAATCACGGCATTAAAAACTATATGGCTGTTGGCTCCCTATATCGAAAAAAGGGAGCGCGAGATTGCCGAGTACAATAAAACTTGGCATACAGACAGCTCCTCGCCTGTCAATGGTCGCAGGATGACCAATATCGGCCTGTTCAGGGCCTATGTACTCGCCTATGCCAAACATAACCCCAATATCCATCAGGAACTTACTTTATTAGTCCGTCAGCTAGCCCCTAGCGAATACGGTATTCCGCTGGAACTGTACATGTTTACCAAGGGGACACAATGGGCCTATTTCGAAGATACGATGGCCGATATTTTTGACCATTTACTTGCTGCCATTAAGCACTTTCACCTGCAGGTATTTGAACTGCCAGCATCTGATGACCTGAGGGTGCTCGGTGCAATAGAAAACCGCTCCTAA
- a CDS encoding NAD(P)H-dependent glycerol-3-phosphate dehydrogenase produces MNEISVIGGGSWATALVKILTENSIHTNWYLRRSEQARSINRDAVNPDYLSFLKLDNTKIYASDQLDEIVARSKVILFVVPSAHLDKVCAAIPKEDLAEKFVITAIKGTVGPDNLLPSAYLAKYFKLEDFQQAIIAGPCHAEEIARNKKTYMTLCGPNESFIRKISKGFASSYMQVNYSPDTLGVEYAAIYKNVVGIVCGMAEGLHYGDNFMAVLVANATDELGLLLHSLGALNVRLGSSTYLGDLLVTGYSAHSRNRTFGKYLGQGYSVFEARQHMGMVAEGYFATRGLMATVSTLGLNLPLLQTTYRVLYNHMAAIDEFKLLERNIK; encoded by the coding sequence TTGAATGAGATTAGTGTGATAGGTGGTGGGAGTTGGGCCACGGCCCTGGTTAAAATTTTGACAGAAAATAGCATTCATACAAACTGGTACTTGCGGCGTTCAGAGCAGGCGCGCTCGATAAACCGGGATGCTGTTAACCCTGACTACCTATCGTTTTTAAAACTTGACAATACAAAAATTTATGCGTCCGATCAGCTGGACGAGATCGTGGCCCGATCGAAAGTAATCCTTTTCGTCGTGCCCAGTGCGCATCTGGACAAAGTTTGCGCCGCAATCCCCAAAGAGGACCTTGCCGAAAAGTTTGTGATTACCGCTATTAAAGGAACCGTCGGCCCGGACAACCTGCTTCCCAGTGCTTATCTCGCTAAGTATTTTAAATTGGAAGATTTTCAGCAGGCAATCATTGCGGGACCATGCCATGCCGAAGAGATCGCACGGAACAAGAAAACCTATATGACCCTGTGCGGTCCCAACGAATCCTTTATCCGTAAGATTTCCAAGGGCTTCGCTTCAAGCTATATGCAGGTAAATTATAGCCCCGACACGCTGGGCGTGGAGTACGCCGCTATTTACAAAAATGTAGTCGGCATCGTCTGTGGCATGGCTGAAGGACTCCACTACGGTGACAACTTTATGGCGGTGCTTGTGGCCAACGCGACTGACGAACTGGGGCTGTTGCTGCATTCCCTTGGTGCGCTCAATGTCCGGCTGGGCAGCTCCACCTATTTGGGCGACCTATTGGTGACGGGGTACTCCGCGCATAGCCGTAACCGGACTTTCGGTAAATACCTTGGCCAGGGATATTCGGTGTTCGAAGCCCGTCAACACATGGGCATGGTCGCAGAAGGATATTTTGCAACGCGGGGGCTGATGGCGACGGTCTCGACCCTCGGGCTCAATTTGCCCCTCTTACAGACCACATATCGTGTGCTGTACAATCATATGGCCGCAATTGATGAATTTAAACTTTTAGAAAGGAATATAAAATAA
- the ggpS gene encoding glucosylglycerol-phosphate synthase, which translates to MLLATDLDGTFLGGKMEDRLRLYRLIKTSPMQLVFVTGRGLESVLPLLSDPLIPVPDFIIADVGATVVNGHSLEAIEPLQSEIEEKWPQTYAIRAALEEIPHLNYQHVPQQRRSSFYFEAGVDHSLVQQVADRYDCDIITSADKYLDLLPRGVNKGTTLKKLVEFLAVDPDDVMVAGDTLNDLALFEIGFRGVAVGKSEPGLLQAIDQLDTAYSAEAAGAGGILEYMGKYRPFQQLIRGEQKSVPQKRRSKKSDQLVMVYHRLPFEKESVNGKTVRVAPKSPNGIIPSLLGLFEKGRSGLWIGEEVIQQDGKPVPNQLVDESRYPNLVASTISLSKEDIDKFYRVFSKEAFWPTIFSFVDRAKFNHEDWEHYLMINKRFAERIAREADEEALVWIHEYNLWMVPSFLKTMRPDLKIGFFHHTAFPAADIFNIIPWRKEIIGSLLLCDFISFHIPRYVENFVDVIRSHTPFKVVKKVDVANQFLTYSCALGVDQMTKIIEVDGRQIRLGAQPVGVNRGHIEQILTDDKVKTEINALKENKAGSGITRIISIERLDYVKGPLEKIQAFGEFLAEYPEFRGKIELVNVCTPPSQGMTIYDEIRDQVNQAVGEINGKYATMNWTPIQYFYRALPFEEVVKHYALSDIAWITPLRDGLNLVAKEYIATHGLLETPGILVLSEFAGASVELPYAILTNPYDRKSMKDALLKALVMEPGEAQVRARRLYEHIEHYDIHYWGRDFVKELETSGKAIVHEKK; encoded by the coding sequence ATGCTATTAGCAACAGATTTAGATGGAACTTTTTTGGGCGGAAAGATGGAAGACCGCCTCAGATTATATAGATTGATAAAAACTAGCCCGATGCAGCTGGTCTTTGTCACCGGAAGAGGGCTGGAGTCGGTATTGCCGCTGCTGAGCGATCCGCTTATTCCGGTGCCGGATTTCATTATTGCGGATGTCGGCGCCACCGTCGTTAACGGCCATAGCCTGGAAGCGATTGAGCCGCTGCAGAGTGAGATCGAGGAAAAATGGCCGCAGACTTATGCAATCCGGGCGGCGCTGGAGGAAATACCGCATTTGAATTACCAGCATGTACCGCAGCAGCGTCGCAGCTCCTTTTATTTTGAAGCCGGCGTGGACCATAGCCTGGTGCAGCAGGTGGCGGACAGGTACGACTGCGACATCATTACTTCGGCCGATAAATACCTGGACTTGCTCCCCAGAGGGGTCAACAAGGGGACGACATTAAAGAAGCTGGTTGAATTTCTGGCCGTTGATCCAGATGATGTGATGGTAGCTGGCGATACGCTGAATGATCTGGCCTTGTTTGAGATCGGCTTTCGTGGTGTTGCTGTCGGAAAATCTGAGCCGGGGCTGCTGCAGGCCATTGATCAGTTGGATACAGCGTACAGTGCAGAGGCCGCTGGAGCGGGCGGTATACTGGAGTACATGGGCAAATACCGCCCGTTTCAGCAGCTGATCCGCGGGGAACAAAAATCGGTGCCTCAAAAAAGAAGATCCAAAAAATCAGACCAGCTGGTGATGGTGTACCATCGGCTGCCTTTTGAAAAGGAGTCGGTCAACGGTAAGACGGTAAGGGTAGCGCCAAAAAGCCCAAACGGCATCATTCCTTCGCTACTGGGCTTATTTGAGAAGGGACGCTCCGGTCTTTGGATCGGGGAGGAAGTCATCCAGCAGGACGGAAAGCCGGTTCCAAATCAGCTGGTCGACGAAAGCCGGTATCCTAATTTGGTCGCTTCCACCATATCGTTGTCTAAAGAGGATATCGATAAGTTCTATCGTGTATTCTCCAAAGAGGCGTTCTGGCCGACGATCTTTTCCTTTGTGGACCGGGCAAAATTCAACCACGAGGACTGGGAACATTACCTGATGATAAACAAGCGCTTTGCCGAGCGGATTGCCCGCGAGGCCGACGAGGAGGCGCTGGTCTGGATCCATGAGTATAATCTGTGGATGGTGCCTTCTTTTTTAAAAACCATGCGCCCAGATCTGAAAATTGGCTTTTTTCATCATACGGCTTTTCCGGCAGCAGATATTTTCAATATTATTCCCTGGCGCAAAGAGATCATCGGCAGCCTGCTGCTCTGTGATTTTATCAGTTTTCATATCCCGCGTTATGTCGAGAATTTTGTGGATGTGATCCGCAGCCATACACCATTTAAAGTGGTCAAAAAAGTTGATGTCGCCAATCAGTTCCTGACCTATAGCTGTGCGCTGGGCGTCGATCAGATGACCAAGATCATAGAGGTGGATGGCCGGCAGATTAGGCTTGGCGCACAGCCGGTGGGGGTGAACAGGGGCCATATCGAACAGATTTTGACGGATGATAAGGTCAAGACTGAGATCAATGCCCTCAAAGAAAACAAAGCCGGATCCGGAATAACGCGTATCATATCCATCGAGCGCCTGGATTACGTCAAAGGCCCCTTGGAAAAAATCCAGGCTTTTGGTGAATTTCTGGCCGAATACCCAGAATTTAGGGGCAAGATCGAACTGGTCAATGTCTGTACGCCGCCATCACAGGGGATGACTATCTATGACGAAATCCGGGATCAGGTAAATCAGGCCGTGGGTGAGATCAACGGTAAATATGCAACGATGAACTGGACCCCGATCCAATATTTTTATAGGGCCTTGCCTTTTGAGGAAGTGGTCAAACACTATGCGCTGAGCGATATTGCCTGGATCACGCCTCTGCGGGACGGACTGAATCTAGTCGCAAAGGAATACATTGCGACCCATGGGTTATTGGAGACTCCTGGGATTCTTGTGCTCTCAGAATTTGCAGGGGCCTCGGTCGAATTGCCTTATGCCATATTGACCAATCCCTACGACCGTAAGAGCATGAAAGATGCACTGTTGAAAGCCTTGGTCATGGAACCCGGAGAAGCTCAGGTTAGGGCGCGCAGGCTGTATGAGCATATTGAGCACTACGATATCCATTACTGGGGGCGGGATTTTGTGAAAGAGCTCGAAACATCGGGTAAAGCAATTGTTCATGAAAAGAAGTAA
- a CDS encoding helix-turn-helix domain-containing protein, with amino-acid sequence MINTGNKNEFQNAFSASFSYNFDNFGNEEQFFDSAKRWIDDKYFLIVFGCSNKDHRGQHTLLFFSNQYFPVQELRGYFKEGAYFAFRSDLFTGYSLRNKLKEFGFLEYSIQESMILSNNDYRLIKNIFELIDLETKMPMSETQSKILISYLDLLLQHMQRFYQQLMEDKLNEFSALQKDFMSELHTLFDSKRKCLSLLPSLTLLSTKLNCTTRFLNDVSLKTSKNTAQYHIDNFIVKIAKELLAETDLSVAEIAKNMQFDQPQSLTRLFKKKTKISPLDYRISII; translated from the coding sequence ATGATAAATACTGGCAATAAGAATGAATTTCAAAATGCTTTCAGTGCAAGCTTCAGTTATAATTTTGACAATTTTGGAAATGAGGAACAATTTTTTGATTCCGCCAAAAGGTGGATTGATGATAAATATTTTTTGATTGTTTTTGGGTGTTCAAATAAGGATCATCGTGGACAACATACCTTATTATTTTTCAGCAACCAGTATTTTCCAGTTCAAGAACTAAGAGGATATTTTAAAGAAGGGGCTTATTTTGCATTCCGTTCAGATCTATTTACAGGATATAGTCTGCGAAATAAATTGAAAGAATTTGGGTTTTTAGAATACTCCATTCAGGAATCGATGATCTTATCGAATAACGATTATAGGCTTATAAAAAATATCTTTGAACTGATAGACCTCGAGACTAAGATGCCCATGAGTGAAACGCAGTCTAAAATACTTATTTCATATCTTGATTTGCTTTTACAACATATGCAAAGGTTTTATCAACAGTTAATGGAAGATAAGCTGAATGAGTTTAGCGCGTTACAAAAAGATTTTATGAGCGAGCTGCACACTCTTTTTGATAGCAAAAGAAAATGCTTGTCCTTACTCCCTAGTTTAACATTATTGTCCACGAAACTAAATTGTACAACACGATTTCTCAATGATGTTTCTTTAAAAACTTCTAAAAATACAGCACAGTATCATATTGATAATTTTATTGTTAAAATAGCAAAGGAATTACTTGCTGAAACTGATTTATCAGTAGCTGAAATCGCTAAAAATATGCAATTTGATCAACCTCAGTCATTAACAAGACTGTTTAAAAAGAAAACAAAAATTAGTCCACTCGACTATCGTATATCAATTATATGA
- a CDS encoding helix-turn-helix domain-containing protein: MSEIEKIETVCPSDIFLQVIKGKCKTTLIMLIGKNRNRFTEMKKTLPTISERTIAKQLRELEADGIISRKVFNEVPLRVEYYLTEYGESIYPIVRDMRKWGHIHLKHLQNLV; encoded by the coding sequence ATGTCAGAAATAGAAAAGATTGAAACAGTTTGCCCATCGGATATTTTTCTGCAGGTCATAAAGGGTAAATGTAAGACTACATTAATTATGCTTATAGGGAAAAATAGGAACCGTTTTACGGAAATGAAAAAGACACTGCCAACAATTAGTGAGCGGACAATTGCAAAACAACTTAGGGAATTGGAAGCCGATGGTATTATTAGCCGAAAGGTTTTCAATGAAGTTCCTTTACGAGTTGAATATTATTTAACAGAATACGGCGAAAGTATTTATCCGATCGTCCGCGATATGCGTAAATGGGGACATATACATTTAAAGCATTTGCAAAATTTGGTTTAA
- a CDS encoding YhdH/YhfP family quinone oxidoreductase, whose translation MRNTFRALMVRENEGIFKSKVEDVPFDQITENDVLIKVAYSSVNYKDALSASGNKGVTRNFPHIPGIDAVGKIVSCKSSRFNKGDNVIVTGYDLGMNTWGGFGQYISVPAEWIIPLPAGLTPLEAMSFGTAGLTAGISVYNLIKSGIIPNSGKVVVSGATGGVGSLSAAILSKIGYNVVAISGKSTDYFQRTLGVSEVISREDFITKYDACALSRNDFAAGIDCVGGKILSGIIKSLHYNGVVTCCGNVASGDLNTSIYPFILRGVKLIGIDSVEQPLQFKEEIWNLLAKDFKPEFLSDMVQIISMDELTHALDTVLKGGSKSRFVVKQ comes from the coding sequence ATGCGTAATACATTCAGAGCCTTAATGGTCAGAGAAAATGAAGGAATTTTCAAAAGTAAAGTTGAAGATGTCCCTTTCGATCAGATAACCGAAAACGATGTACTGATTAAAGTAGCATATTCATCCGTAAATTACAAAGATGCACTATCTGCTTCGGGGAACAAAGGTGTGACGAGAAATTTTCCTCATATACCAGGAATAGATGCTGTAGGAAAGATAGTTTCTTGTAAATCCAGTCGATTCAATAAGGGAGATAATGTGATTGTAACAGGGTATGATCTGGGAATGAATACTTGGGGAGGATTTGGCCAATATATTAGTGTTCCAGCGGAGTGGATCATCCCATTACCGGCGGGACTAACCCCATTGGAAGCCATGTCATTTGGTACGGCAGGTTTGACAGCTGGTATTTCTGTTTATAACTTGATTAAATCAGGGATTATCCCCAACAGCGGGAAAGTTGTAGTAAGTGGAGCTACCGGAGGGGTAGGGAGTCTTTCTGCGGCTATTTTGTCAAAGATCGGGTATAATGTCGTCGCCATATCCGGGAAGAGCACTGATTATTTTCAGCGTACTCTTGGTGTTTCTGAAGTCATATCAAGAGAAGATTTTATTACAAAATATGACGCGTGTGCCCTATCACGTAACGATTTTGCGGCAGGTATTGACTGTGTAGGAGGGAAGATCCTATCCGGCATAATAAAATCACTACATTATAACGGAGTAGTAACCTGTTGTGGAAATGTGGCCTCTGGAGATCTAAATACCAGCATATATCCATTTATATTAAGAGGGGTCAAGCTGATCGGAATAGATTCGGTGGAGCAACCATTACAATTTAAGGAAGAGATCTGGAATTTACTTGCAAAGGATTTCAAACCTGAATTTCTATCAGACATGGTGCAGATAATCTCAATGGATGAATTAACACATGCATTGGATACGGTTCTAAAAGGCGGCTCTAAAAGTCGTTTTGTCGTAAAACAGTAA
- a CDS encoding Crp/Fnr family transcriptional regulator, which yields MSKILREQFGKYIDISDVEFDYILSHFSFRKFKKHQFLIQEGQSVLNDYFLLSGCVKSYYTDEIGKIHILLFAIQDWWITDYEAYYYQKNAKVNIDCLEDTEVLCLSNENREKLCREFHQVEHFFRKKTNRRNVALQNRILSLLSSSAKERYEKFVGEYPSLVQKLPKHILAAYLGVTRETLSRLYSPNN from the coding sequence ATGAGTAAAATCCTGCGAGAACAGTTCGGAAAATATATCGATATATCAGATGTCGAGTTTGATTATATCCTGAGCCATTTCAGCTTTAGGAAATTCAAAAAGCATCAATTCCTTATACAGGAAGGTCAGTCCGTATTAAATGATTATTTTTTGCTCTCTGGCTGTGTGAAATCGTATTATACTGACGAAATCGGGAAAATACATATTCTTCTATTCGCTATTCAGGATTGGTGGATAACAGATTATGAAGCCTATTATTATCAAAAGAATGCAAAAGTAAATATTGATTGTCTGGAAGATACCGAAGTGCTATGCCTTAGCAATGAAAACAGAGAAAAGCTCTGTCGCGAATTCCATCAAGTCGAACATTTTTTCAGAAAGAAAACAAACCGCAGGAACGTGGCGTTGCAAAACAGAATCCTATCGTTATTGAGCAGCTCTGCAAAGGAACGTTATGAAAAGTTTGTAGGGGAGTATCCATCATTGGTGCAAAAGTTGCCCAAGCACATTTTAGCTGCTTATCTTGGTGTTACAAGAGAAACACTGAGTCGCTTATACTCACCAAACAATTGA